Proteins encoded in a region of the Elusimicrobiota bacterium genome:
- the sasA_1 gene encoding Adaptive-response sensory-kinase SasA: MHIFEKDHNKNGNGLKMKQQTKTHRTVQEKNMNGDTSPRLKLMGVNAPIRQLQELLAALDNFALISKTDSHGVITYANKQFAKVSGYSIPELLGKPHSIIRSSHHSKEFFRTMWDTIKKGNPWKGEIQNKNKDEKPYWVYSLILPIIGSEGKPVEYFSVRFDITDLKEANERQAILLEKLNHSNQELADFSYHVAHDLKSPLHSIQAALQSVINDIQKPLPKDKRETLSIVINRIDKLEHLISQLLELARADIATDFNETVRVSDIVKDIIDLVKRPEKNLSFDVRLNSHELWGEKVKFHQLFQNLISNAVKFVDKSNGIIEIGAKKRGRNIIYYVKDNGPGIKKKDQARIFDLFVTRAPSTNENHNTGIGLATVKKIVTRYGGRVSVRSTYSKGATFMFTLPKAIPKNSLN, translated from the coding sequence ATGCATATCTTTGAAAAGGATCACAATAAAAACGGCAATGGACTTAAGATGAAACAACAAACTAAAACCCATCGTACCGTGCAGGAAAAAAACATGAACGGTGACACATCGCCCCGTTTAAAATTAATGGGTGTTAATGCGCCCATTAGACAACTTCAAGAACTGTTGGCCGCACTAGATAATTTTGCGCTTATTTCAAAAACCGACTCTCACGGAGTCATTACTTACGCAAACAAACAATTCGCAAAAGTATCCGGGTATAGTATCCCAGAACTCCTGGGTAAACCCCATTCGATTATACGTTCCAGTCATCATTCGAAAGAGTTTTTCAGAACTATGTGGGATACCATCAAGAAAGGGAATCCATGGAAGGGCGAAATTCAGAATAAGAATAAGGATGAAAAGCCCTATTGGGTTTACAGCTTGATTCTTCCAATCATCGGTTCTGAAGGCAAACCCGTCGAATATTTTTCAGTACGGTTTGATATCACAGATTTAAAGGAAGCCAACGAACGTCAGGCCATCCTCCTTGAAAAACTGAATCATTCGAACCAGGAGTTGGCTGATTTCTCATACCATGTCGCCCACGACCTCAAATCTCCTCTCCATTCAATTCAAGCCGCTCTTCAATCGGTAATTAATGACATTCAAAAGCCGTTGCCTAAGGATAAACGAGAAACTCTTTCGATCGTTATTAACCGAATCGATAAATTGGAACATTTGATTTCCCAGCTATTGGAGTTGGCTAGAGCGGATATAGCAACAGATTTTAATGAAACAGTCCGTGTATCGGATATTGTGAAAGACATCATTGATCTGGTTAAACGTCCCGAGAAGAATTTATCTTTTGATGTCAGACTTAATTCACATGAATTATGGGGAGAAAAGGTGAAATTTCATCAACTTTTTCAAAACCTGATAAGCAATGCGGTGAAATTTGTTGATAAATCCAATGGCATCATAGAGATCGGAGCGAAAAAAAGAGGAAGAAATATAATCTACTATGTTAAAGACAATGGGCCTGGAATCAAGAAGAAAGACCAGGCAAGAATTTTTGATTTATTTGTCACGCGAGCACCATCCACTAACGAAAACCATAACACGGGCATCGGATTAGCAACAGTGAAAAAAATTGTCACTAGATACGGTGGGAGGGTTTCCGTTCGGTCGACTTACTCGAAGGGCGCCACGTTCATGTTTACTCTTCCGAAAGCCATCCCCAAAAACTCTCTGAATTGA